The nucleotide sequence CAATCAAGCAGCACCCGACGCTTCGGAATCCCAAGACCAAGCTAATCAAGACCAAGCTAATCAAGACCAAGCTAATCAAGACCAAGCTAATCAAGGCGAAGCGAAATCCAGAGACGAAGCCAAGTCCAAAGGTAGCGATCCACAGAGCGGCCAACCGCGTGATTCGGCGTCCGAGCCGACGCCCTCCTCCGAGTCCGGAGAGCCACGTCGTCAGGCGCCGGATGGCTCGGGAGCGGGGAGTAATGGCTCGGGCTCGGGAGCGGATTCGGGTAATGCTGTCGATTCCTTGCCACCCACATCCGATCCCGTCGATCTCGATTACGCTAAAAAGTCGACCGACATGGTGCTGGACTATCTCAATGAAACGCGTGACAAGCCGGACCAAGATTTGCTTGAAAAACTAAACTGGACCGATGCGGATTTACAGCGTTTTGCGGAGCGATGGAAACAGGTTCGCGAGCTCGATCAAACCGGCGCGTCCGATCCCTCCAAACAGCAGGAGCTTCGCGAAGCACTCGAAAGTTTGGGGATGCGTCCACCGACCCAGGCGACAAGCCAACGCCGCGAACAAGCCGATGCGTTGCGAGGACTGCGTGACGCTGGGAATCGCACGCCGCCACCGGCCGCTTACCAAGATGCCTTTGACTCCTTCCGCCGAGCCATCGGCGGAAAGTAGTGGATCATTGCTAATGAGTCCTGAGTCCTGAGTCCGTAGGGCCGGTGGAACCGGCCTCACTCAAACATCTCGTCAAGCTGTTCGATGTAGTCCAATGCCGCTTCGGGAGTTTCCACTTCCATTCCCGGAACGCGTCCGGCGCGATCGCATTCCCCTAACAGACATAAGTCATCAAACCACGGGTGGGCAGCAAGCCGTTTGCGACGTCGCGCTCCAATCGTACGTTCATGGATTTTGTGAGCTTCCATGTGGTGCCTGATCAACCATGCGGTGCGCTCCGAAATGAACCCCTCGAGAGCTTCTAGGCTGCTGCAGACGTGGTTCTGCGGATCGATTGCTTTGCCGATGTCATGTAACAACGCCGCCAACAAAAACTCTTCATCATACGGCATCAAGTCTTTCGCTAATGCAAAGACTTGCATGCTGTGAAACAACGCATCCCCTTCCGGATGGTAATGCGGACTTTGCCGCACGTTTTCCAATGGAATCAACAGCGACAAGAAAACGTTTGCACGATCCGGACACAGATCCATTGCGGATAATTGCTCGACTTGAGCGTTTGCATCGACGTCGTGCTCCATTGCGATCATACGTTCCAATTCTGCAATCCCGACGCGTTCGATCGCTTTGCCGGTAATCGAACTGCGAAATCGAAATCCGAGTAATGAAGGGTGATAGACCGTTAGTTCGATCGGAAACG is from Novipirellula galeiformis and encodes:
- a CDS encoding HD domain-containing protein; the encoded protein is MSSPKLRRQIAWEAARLMYSRECSEYFTAKQKAARRIYRGWIKPADLPTNAEIREQVQLLARISEGDQGYSKRLLEMRLRAAWWLRKLTPFHPKLIGSVLTGSIREGSDIDIHVFAASPQSIAIALDELGVFYHMQRKRVEKHGEQRVFTHLHVRDTFPIELTVYHPSLLGFRFRSSITGKAIERVGIAELERMIAMEHDVDANAQVEQLSAMDLCPDRANVFLSLLIPLENVRQSPHYHPEGDALFHSMQVFALAKDLMPYDEEFLLAALLHDIGKAIDPQNHVCSSLEALEGFISERTAWLIRHHMEAHKIHERTIGARRRKRLAAHPWFDDLCLLGECDRAGRVPGMEVETPEAALDYIEQLDEMFE